TTGACGGTGCAGCGCGCGAATTTCGTCCAGGCTTTCTTGCAATTGATTGAACAGACTTGCGTTGTAAATAGCCGATGCCAAACTATCAGCGATACCTTGCAGTACGGTGATGTCGTTTTCATCGAAGGCTTCTTGGCGCACAGATTGTACGGTCAGCGCCCCAAGCGCGCGGCCTTCGCGGATAATCGGCAGGGCCAGTTCCGAGCGAGTGGATGGTAGATGCGGGTTTTGGAAGTGAACTGCATCATCGCCAACGTCCAGGTCAATACGCGCCTGCCGATTCGCAATGCACCAACCAATCATCGAGGTGCCGCCGATAGGGAGTTTGTGTCCCGCTGCGAGCATTCGCTTACCAGCCTCCCCACTGCCCGCACGTAGAACTGCATATTGTTGGTTCCTGTCGAGCATAAATACGCCGACATAATATAGCCCAAAGCGTTCTTTTGCCAACTCAACAATTTGAGAGAAGATTTTTGCAGTATCGAGTTCAGCGCTAATTGCACGCGAAATTTCAGCCGCGGTGCTGATTTGAATCTCGCGTCGTTCAAGTTGGGCTGTGCCGTGCTGCAATTTCACCCGGTCTTGTTCGAGTTCGGTTGTTAATTCAGTCGCTTTTTGCAAGCTGGATTGCAGGCTATTTAGCAGGACCCCAAAGGAAATAACCGCTAAAAGATTGACGAGAAAATAGGGAATGCTGGTTGAAATCCAGGGAAAGAGATCTGCTGCATCAATGTGAGCGGTTAGCACCGGAACAGGGATAATACTCTTGTTCATGAACCAACCCAGAGCGAGATAGTTCGTCGTGCTGATGACGGCAATCAACGTACCAATGCGTGTGCCGAAGAATATCCCGGCCAGAATTGTGACCCCCGTCCACCAGATGCGCACATCGCCAATCGATGCATATTGAAGGGCAGAGATGAGCCCGGCTCCATACAGTGCCATAAGAAAAGAACCTGCGCGTACCCAATAAGGCAATCTGCGGAAAATTGTGACGCTCAGCGCCCAAAGATAGATGAGCGAGTATGTGATGATGGAGATGATGTTTGAACCGACATCCGACGCGGTCAGATTGTAGATATAAACAACCCCACCGAGAATTGACGCAGCCACCAGCAGCGTGTTCAAGATGCGCTGGCGCCAATACTGGAGATCATCGGTGCCTGCTCGCGAAGTTTGATTGCCAAAGAAACGATTCACAATTGAACTCATGTAGTGCGTTCCTCTTCAGAGATTGCCGGTGGTGGTATCGGATCCACCTTAATTTGAATATGAGCGCGCCTGACACCCACCCGCAAGCCGATTTCTTGAGCCGTTGTTTTCAGAATGCCTTGAATATCTGGAGAGTGCCGAATTTTTCCCGTGATTTCCAAAAGTTGGCGATCTTGCTGGGCTGTTCGCTCAGTATTTTCCATTAGATGGGCATTGCGAATTGCAATTGCAACCTGAGAAGCCAATGTAAGCAGCAAGCGCAGGTCGTCATCGTCGAAGCGATACTCAGTTTCGAGATCTTGAACAACAATTGCGCCGATCGGTTCGTTGCCGATCAGCAGTGGTACGCCCAACCATGATTTAGCTTCGCCGCCTTCGGTTACAATGGCGCCCAATGCCCGGCTGCGTTCAATCGTATTTTCTACGATCATCAGTGGCTGACAAGAACGGATAACGATTGAAGTAAGCCCTTGTCCCAGTGGGAATGGCGCCACCGATGTAATTTCCCCACCTTCGTCCATATACGGAACCGAAAGTGTATCGTTTTCTGGCGAATAGATCGCAATGAGGAAATTGACATCGCCCATCACTTGGAGAATTTGTTGGTGGATGATCTCATACAAAGCATTGAGATTGGTTTCTGCCGAGATAGATTGTCCTACCGTGCCGAGCGTTTCCAGTTCAATCAGGCGTTCCTGAAGGTTGGCGAGCGCCTGCACTTTCTCTAGAGCGGTTCTGGTAATATCTACCAGGCTGGAATAGGGTTCTAGTGCAGCTGCTGTAAAACGTTCTGCATCTGTGGCCCCCAAGATCAGGAGGGCGCTCAGGGTTCCCTCTGGCATGATGGGATATATCTGAAATGCTTCACAGCCCAGTTGTTGCGGCATATCTATGAGTTCGTGCGGCAAGGCTGTCTCGCTATGCCGGCCATCTATACGGATGGCAGCGGAAGTAGTGAAAGAAGATGCTAATTCTTGGCGCGATAGCGGGATAAAGGGTAGTTGGCTGGGTTTCTCGCCACGAATGGGATCTGTCATTGCCAGCGTTTGCAACCCATTTGCTGTGACTTCGAGCAGCGCTGAAATAAAGGGGGTATGTTGTATCGTATCCGTGAGCGCATTCAGTACTTCTTGTGTGGTATTGGATTCGGCAATCCTATGACTGGCCTGATACAGGGCGAAAGTGGCTTGTAAATCGACGCGTGTATTTTCGAGCAAGCTGATATTTTGCAGCGCCGACGCAATTTGGTGGGCTAGTGTTTGTAGTGTCGTCACACTATCAGCTTCGAAGGCGTTGATTTTGTTGCTCTGTACATCCAGCACACCCAATACCTGATCGCCAATACTCATAGGGATAACTGCCTCGGAGCGCGTGAGTGGTAATTCTGTCACGGGAAGATAGTAAGG
The sequence above is drawn from the Chloroflexota bacterium genome and encodes:
- a CDS encoding GAF domain-containing protein, which translates into the protein MSSIVNRFFGNQTSRAGTDDLQYWRQRILNTLLVAASILGGVVYIYNLTASDVGSNIISIITYSLIYLWALSVTIFRRLPYWVRAGSFLMALYGAGLISALQYASIGDVRIWWTGVTILAGIFFGTRIGTLIAVISTTNYLALGWFMNKSIIPVPVLTAHIDAADLFPWISTSIPYFLVNLLAVISFGVLLNSLQSSLQKATELTTELEQDRVKLQHGTAQLERREIQISTAAEISRAISAELDTAKIFSQIVELAKERFGLYYVGVFMLDRNQQYAVLRAGSGEAGKRMLAAGHKLPIGGTSMIGWCIANRQARIDLDVGDDAVHFQNPHLPSTRSELALPIIREGRALGALTVQSVRQEAFDENDITVLQGIADSLASAIYNASLFNQLQESLDEIRALHRQYLSRGWEDVAQRESALDFTFENPDAATPGASAAHTTTIPLLLRGQSIGSIIVEHEQTALSAEDKKFIDSITAQAALALENARLVQQTERSAQYNRSVAEITSKVWSSTNVDTILRTALQELGKTLGASDGVIELYVPETETHP